The following proteins come from a genomic window of Nitrospirota bacterium:
- the rho gene encoding transcription termination factor Rho, giving the protein MSTVSITDLKTKTIDELTRIAKELNVERPTGVRKQDLIFSILQAQVEKAGNAFGSGVMEQLPDGFGFLRSPDYSYLPGPDDIYVSPSQIRRFSLRTGDYVSGQIRPPKENERYFALLKVEAVNHGSPDESIQRKLFDNLTPYYPTEKLKLEYEAEEYCTRVMELITPIGMGQRGMIVAAPRTGKTMLLQNIAKGVKKNHRDIHLIILLIDERPEEVTDWKRQVPAAEEIISSTFDEPPHRHCQVSEIVIERAKRLVESGRNVVILLDSITRLARAYNAIIPASGKILSGGLDATALQKPKRFFGTARNIEEGGSITILATALVDTGSRMDDVIFEEFKGTGNMELHLDRKLIEKRIFPSIDINASGTRKEELLVEKDTLNKMWILRKVLHPLSTVESMEFLLGKLMGTKNNKQFLEMMNR; this is encoded by the coding sequence ATGAGCACGGTCTCTATTACCGACCTCAAGACCAAGACTATTGACGAGCTGACCAGAATTGCCAAGGAGCTGAACGTCGAACGGCCCACGGGCGTGAGGAAGCAGGACCTCATTTTCAGCATCCTGCAGGCCCAGGTCGAGAAGGCCGGCAACGCCTTCGGCTCCGGCGTCATGGAACAGCTCCCCGACGGTTTCGGCTTTCTGCGCTCCCCCGATTACAGCTATCTGCCTGGTCCGGACGACATCTACGTCTCCCCGTCGCAGATCCGGCGGTTCAGCCTGAGGACGGGGGACTATGTCTCGGGACAGATACGCCCTCCCAAGGAGAACGAGCGGTACTTCGCCCTCCTCAAGGTGGAGGCGGTCAACCACGGGTCCCCGGACGAGAGCATCCAGCGGAAGCTCTTCGACAACCTGACCCCGTACTACCCCACCGAGAAGCTCAAGCTGGAGTACGAGGCCGAGGAGTACTGCACCCGGGTCATGGAGCTCATCACCCCCATCGGCATGGGGCAGCGCGGCATGATAGTGGCGGCCCCCCGGACGGGAAAGACCATGCTCCTTCAGAACATCGCCAAGGGCGTCAAGAAGAACCACCGGGACATCCACCTCATCATCCTCCTCATAGACGAACGCCCGGAGGAGGTGACCGACTGGAAACGGCAGGTGCCCGCGGCCGAGGAGATCATAAGCTCCACCTTCGACGAGCCCCCGCACAGGCACTGCCAGGTCTCCGAGATCGTCATCGAGCGCGCCAAGCGCCTGGTGGAAAGCGGCCGGAACGTGGTCATCCTCCTGGACAGCATCACGCGCCTGGCCCGCGCCTATAACGCCATCATCCCGGCCAGCGGCAAGATACTCTCCGGCGGCCTGGACGCCACCGCGCTTCAGAAGCCCAAACGGTTCTTCGGCACCGCCCGCAACATCGAGGAGGGCGGCTCCATCACCATCTTGGCCACCGCCCTGGTGGATACCGGCAGCCGCATGGACGACGTCATCTTCGAGGAGTTCAAGGGCACAGGCAACATGGAGCTGCACCTGGACCGGAAGCTCATCGAAAAGAGGATATTCCCCTCCATCGACATCAACGCCTCCGGCACACGGAAAGAAGAGCTCCTGGTGGAAAAGGACACCCTGAACAAGATGTGGATACTCCGCAAGGTCCTGCACCCCCTGAGCACCGTGGAAAGCATGGAGTTTCTCCTGGGCAAGCTCATGGGCACCAAGAACAACAAGCAGTTCCTGGAAATGATGAACCGCT